One window from the genome of Asterias amurensis chromosome 12, ASM3211899v1 encodes:
- the LOC139944813 gene encoding LOW QUALITY PROTEIN: heparan-sulfate 6-O-sulfotransferase 1-B-like (The sequence of the model RefSeq protein was modified relative to this genomic sequence to represent the inferred CDS: deleted 1 base in 1 codon) codes for MANYYFVGLSTIVGLTILSLLYDSFDMDMYMCKRGEMALHDTTREFTSKNVTFDIYGKHWKDVIVFVHIQKTGGSNFGRHLKANLMLEKPCVCQRGIKACNCSRPGSENEQWLFSEYSVGWACGVHADWTEMVNCVPSMLDKYENVKQQTWQRRRYFYVTVLREPFARFLSEWQHVQRGATWFSSLHMCNGHVPTEEELPLCYKGASWENVSLDEFLSCPFNLATNRQTRMLADLTKVGCYSSLSDAETKVKMLESAKENLRRFAFFGLLENQLDTQLLFEDTFKLKFKKDFDQRNDTYAAKIKKENLTVEQIQGIYDINAEDFLLYDYARDLFKERVSAMRARRKTNISS; via the exons ATggcaaattattattttgttggacTAAGTACAATTGTTGGTTTGACAATCTTATCTCTGCTGTACGATTCCTTTGACATGGACATGTATATGTGTAAACGGGGGGAAATGGCACTACACGACACCACACGAGAATTCACATCCAAGAATGTTACTTTTGATATCTACGGGAAACATTGGAAAGACGTCATTGTTTTTGTGCATATCCAGAAAACAGGAGGGTCCAATTTCGGTCGACACCTCAAAGCAAACCTTATGTTGGAGAAGCCTTGTGTTTGTCAGCGCGGCATAAAGGCCTGCAACTGTTCTCGTCCAGGGAGTGAGAACGAACAGTGGCTGTTCAGTGAGTACTCTGTC GGGTGGGCGTGTGGTGTCCATGCGGATTGGACTGAAATGGTCAACTGTGTTCCGTCGATGTTGGATAAGTATGAAAATGTCAAGCAGCAGACATGGCAGAGACGAAG GTACTTCTATGTGACAGTATTGCGCGAGCCGTTTGCACGATTCCTCAGTGAGTGGCAACATGTACAGAGGGGAGCCACCTGGTTCAGTTCACTGCACATGTGCAACGGACATGTCCCGACGGAAGAGGAGTTACCACTGTGCTACAAAGGTGCATCTTGGGAAAATGTCTCGCTCGATGAATTCTTGTCTTGTCCGTTCAACTTGGCCACAAACCGCCAGACGAGAATGCTTGCTGACCTCACTAAAGTTGGATGCTACTCATCATTATCCGACGCTGAAACTAAAGTGAAAATGCTCGAAAGCGCCAAGGAGAATTTAAGACGGTTTGCTTTCTTTGGACTTTTGGAGAACCAGTTGGACACACAGTTGTTATTTGAAGACACTTTCAAGTTGAAGTTTAAGAAAGATTTTGATCAGCGGAATGATACATACGCGGCTAagatcaaaaaagaaaatttgacaGTGGAGCAAATCCAGGGAATCTATGACATCAACGCCGAAGACTTTCTTTTGTACGATTACGCTCGGGATCTTTTCAAAGAGAGAGTCTCGGCAATGAGAGCACGAAGGAAAACAAATATCTCATCTTGA